The nucleotide window TTGATATTCATCATTATAATGGCTAATATAATAAGGAGTATACCAATCCATTGTGATAATTCAACTTTTTCGCTTAGCAGGAAGTAGGCCATTGATACCGAAACAGGAAGTTCCAGTGCCGAGACAATGCTTCCTAATCCAATTCCAGTAAGAGGAAATCCTGTATTCATAAGTACTGGAGGAATGATGGTTCCAAAAAGTGATAATACGATTCCCCATTTTAGAAATATACCAAACTGAAATGGTGTGTTTTGTGTGGCAATGCCAAAAGCAAGAACAATTATGATTCCTCCGAAAAGCATGTATAAACTTCTTTGAGCTGATGAAATTCCTAAGGCAACACGATTAGCTGTAAACATTGTTGTTGTGAAAGAACAGGCAGCGAGCATTCCCATGACAAAACCTCGCCAATCCATTTGAATTTCGTTTTTAAAAATATTGGTAGCCAAAAATGTTCCTGCTAAAACTATAAGAGCGGCAACGATTTTTTGCGTAGAGGGGATTTTTTTCTCCAAAAACATTTCCAATAACAAACCAATCCATACTGTTTGCATTAATAATACGATGGCAATGGAAACGGGAATATATTTTACAGATATATAATAAAAAACACTGGTCAACCCCATAGAGGTTCCTGCTATCATCAGCTGGAATATATTTCTTTTTGTGGCTTTGATAACTTCGCTCTCACTTTTGGCTTTTTTAAATCCATTAATAATAAGAATTCCGATGATTCCTAATATAAATTGCGAGATAGTAACTTCGGCGGTAGTATATCCTTCATCGTAGGCCATTTTTACAAATGTGGCTAACATGCCATAACTTGTAGCGCCCAAGGCTACCAATAAAGTTCCCTTTAAGACTTGATTCTTTGTCATTTTTTTAATTTAAAAAAGCGGACAAAGATAGGTCATTTTGAATTCAAAAAAGTTTTAAAGTCTCAAGACTATTTAGAACAATCCTTTTAATGGACTGTTTTTAATTCCGATTTTATTGGCGCTAAAATTTAATTTTTGTTCCAACAAAGAAGCATATACACTTCTGAAATCAATTTGGTGTATTAGGTCTCCTTTGTCTAAATCGCTTAGATTTGGATTGTTTCCAATTACTTTTCCCTGATTGTTTCCTCCAATTATAAACATTGGAGCTGCAGTACCGTGGTCGGTTCCTCTTCCGTTATCAGCAACTCTTCTTCCAAATTCAGAAAAAACAACTATTGTTACATTAGATAATAATTGCGCTTTTTTCAAATCATTATAAAAACTAAAAACAGCATCGTTGAGCTCTTTTAATCTATTTTGATGAATTGCCAGTTGGTTGTCGTGCGTATCAAAACCACCCATTGAAGTGTAATATACCTTCGAATGAAGATTTCCTTTAATCAATCGGGCAATCCATTCCAGATTTTTAGACAACCCATTTTTTGTGTAATTCACTTCAGATGCGGTACTTTTTTTCAAGGCATCTTGAATAGCGTCGGAGCCTTCTACAACAGAGTTTGCAATTTTTCGAACAAAATCCAATTGTGGGTTTCCAGATAATTGCTCCGAATTGTCAGTAGTTTGTTTGGTGGTAAATCGATCTGGGTCTTTTACGGTAATGCTGTTTGGTTCTTCCCCTTTTAGTGCCAAATTGTCGATACTGTCTATGTTGATTCCCGCTGTCGGTTCATGGTCATTACATTGAAAGTCGAGGTAACGGCCCAGCCAGCCCTGGTTTAAGTATTCTTGATTCGTTGGCGCTGTTTGCCAAATTTCCTGACTTCGAAAATGCGAGCGAACTGGATTTGCATAACCTACATTTTGGATAACAGATAAATCACCATTTTGCTGCATGGTGGCAAAATCTTTTAACGAAGGATGGAATGCCATGCCATTATTGCCTGCAATAACTTCTTCTTTCGAAAGCGCTATTGTAGGTCGGGATTTGTAGTACAGCTCGTCTTGAAAAGGAATGTAAGTGTTTAGTCCATCGTTTCCTCCATTCAATTGAACAAAAACGACACATTGGTCTCCAATCAAGAGATTGTTTTGTGTGCCAAACGCATGTAAAAAATCAGGCAAAATAAGTGAGCCTGCAGTAAAAGTTCCTGTTAAGGAGAGAAAGTTTCTTCTGTTCATGGTTACAAAAATTAAATAATTTGGAACTCGGGTGATTTTACTATTGCATTAAAAAGCCTTAATACAGCATTGTTGGCTCCTGGAGATTTTGGGTCGAAATCGTATTTTAGTATTTTTTCGAAGTCTTCCTGCGAAGATTTATCAACGGAAAAA belongs to Flavobacterium aquiphilum and includes:
- a CDS encoding DMT family transporter, which produces MTKNQVLKGTLLVALGATSYGMLATFVKMAYDEGYTTAEVTISQFILGIIGILIINGFKKAKSESEVIKATKRNIFQLMIAGTSMGLTSVFYYISVKYIPVSIAIVLLMQTVWIGLLLEMFLEKKIPSTQKIVAALIVLAGTFLATNIFKNEIQMDWRGFVMGMLAACSFTTTMFTANRVALGISSAQRSLYMLFGGIIIVLAFGIATQNTPFQFGIFLKWGIVLSLFGTIIPPVLMNTGFPLTGIGLGSIVSALELPVSVSMAYFLLSEKVELSQWIGILLIILAIIMMNIKFKKY
- a CDS encoding DUF1501 domain-containing protein; this translates as MNRRNFLSLTGTFTAGSLILPDFLHAFGTQNNLLIGDQCVVFVQLNGGNDGLNTYIPFQDELYYKSRPTIALSKEEVIAGNNGMAFHPSLKDFATMQQNGDLSVIQNVGYANPVRSHFRSQEIWQTAPTNQEYLNQGWLGRYLDFQCNDHEPTAGINIDSIDNLALKGEEPNSITVKDPDRFTTKQTTDNSEQLSGNPQLDFVRKIANSVVEGSDAIQDALKKSTASEVNYTKNGLSKNLEWIARLIKGNLHSKVYYTSMGGFDTHDNQLAIHQNRLKELNDAVFSFYNDLKKAQLLSNVTIVVFSEFGRRVADNGRGTDHGTAAPMFIIGGNNQGKVIGNNPNLSDLDKGDLIHQIDFRSVYASLLEQKLNFSANKIGIKNSPLKGLF